A portion of the Bactrocera neohumeralis isolate Rockhampton chromosome 2, APGP_CSIRO_Bneo_wtdbg2-racon-allhic-juicebox.fasta_v2, whole genome shotgun sequence genome contains these proteins:
- the LOC126762221 gene encoding uncharacterized protein LOC126762221 has translation MLEKNAKISVLRTMIGLGEEIEPHFIVPQNSISNIRQKMGLSERTGAQMPTLIPLENSLRSTQPATVKCPHCESMAKNFLYLESLIRNNYNPKSQCGLCYSSLKYLQYVNKSIMQVFGNFESIVNAANTFTGSHRPRSPITAAPVRDTRAIAAKSPTKLATKVAGAKKSSTKKQLKEGGKVSRPVLQTSAKSMTNSRLTGGAKHVGKARNHHATAKTKAKNKKANTGRLPGGFDGKRKKSVLAKPNSGKQKNAKSKRNKVTAPRAGK, from the coding sequence atgttagaaaaaaatgcaaaaatttcagTGTTGCGAACAATGATCGGCTTAGGCGAAGAGATTGAACCACATTTTATCGTACCGCAGAACTCAATTTCGAATATTCGCCAAAAAATGGGACTCAGCGAACGTACAGGTGCACAAATGCCAACACTTATACCGTTGGAGAACTCACTGCGAAGCACACAACCGGCAACCGTCAAGTGTCCGCACTGCGAGAGCATGGCGAAGAATTTCCTCTACCTCGAAAGTCTCATACGCAACAACTACAATCCTAAATCACAATGCGGCCTCTGCTACTCATCGCTCAAATATCTGCAGTATGTGAACAAGAGTATTATGCAAGTCTTTGGCAATTTCGAGAGCATCGTCAATGCGGCCAACACATTTACTGGTAGCCATCGGCCACGCTCGCCTATCACCGCTGCGCCTGTACGCGATACGCGCGCGATCGCAGCCAAGTCACCCACCAAGCTCGCCACCAAAGTCGCTGGCGCCAAAAAGAGCTCAACGAAGAAGCAATTGAAGGAGGGTGGCAAAGTCTCGCGTCCAGTTTTGCAGACAAGCGCCAAGAGCATGACGAATTCGCGCTTAACGGGTGGCGCAAAGCATGTCGGGAAAGCACGTAATCATCACGCCACAGCTAAGACAAAAGCTAAGAATAAGAAAGCAAACACTGGACGTCTGCCCGGTGGCTTTGACGGTAAGCGCAAGAAGTCCGTACTCGCAAAGCCGAACAGCGGCAAGCAGAAGAATGCGAAGTCGAAGCGGAACAAAGTTACTGCGCCACGAGCTGGCAAATAA